A genome region from Candidatus Zixiibacteriota bacterium includes the following:
- a CDS encoding lipoate--protein ligase family protein, whose protein sequence is MPIQKWRFIYTGQGDPYFNMAVDEALLSSVQDGSSPILRLYEWNPPGVSIGYFQKVNKTVDIDKCLRKGVKLVRRITGGRAVLHNEELTYSFSGSCKIFPELGNTVSETYKQISEALLSSLSFLGVEAQWVKPSGGMINKEDPAYKKESKPYTKNSFILPCFSSFSRYEISCQGRKLVGSAQRRFREIFLQHGSILLKKGELDLADFLPANSLIKGAKSLENSTSIEKIKGKKIERKEIIRALKRGFSEVFQKDFEEDSLTEEELKTAKELRMNKYSKDFWNFRV, encoded by the coding sequence ATGCCAATTCAAAAATGGAGGTTTATCTACACCGGGCAAGGTGATCCTTATTTTAATATGGCAGTTGATGAAGCCCTGCTCTCTTCAGTTCAAGATGGCTCTTCTCCGATCTTGCGTCTTTACGAATGGAACCCTCCCGGGGTCTCCATAGGTTACTTTCAGAAAGTTAATAAAACGGTGGATATAGATAAATGCCTCAGGAAAGGGGTTAAACTCGTTCGCCGGATCACCGGGGGAAGGGCGGTCCTACATAATGAAGAACTTACCTATTCCTTTTCTGGCTCCTGCAAGATTTTTCCGGAGTTAGGGAACACCGTCTCTGAGACTTATAAACAGATAAGCGAAGCTCTTCTATCTTCTCTTTCGTTTTTAGGGGTTGAGGCCCAATGGGTAAAACCTTCAGGTGGAATGATAAATAAGGAGGATCCAGCCTATAAAAAAGAAAGCAAACCTTATACCAAAAATTCTTTCATCCTACCCTGTTTTTCCAGTTTTTCCAGATACGAGATCAGCTGTCAGGGTAGAAAACTTGTCGGCAGTGCTCAGAGAAGATTCCGGGAGATTTTTCTTCAGCACGGCTCGATTTTACTTAAAAAGGGAGAATTAGATTTAGCTGATTTTCTTCCAGCTAATTCTTTAATTAAAGGAGCTAAATCCCTGGAGAATTCAACCAGTATTGAGAAGATCAAAGGGAAGAAGATAGAACGTAAAGAAATAATTCGAGCGCTGAAAAGAGGCTTCAGTGAGGTTTTTCAAAAGGATTTTGAGGAAGATTCATTGACAGAGGAAGAATTAAAAACTGCAAAAGAGCTAAGGATGAATAAATATTCGAAAGATTTCTGGAACTTTAGAGTCTAA
- a CDS encoding TonB-dependent receptor — protein sequence MKLFSQRQVFFFIFSLVLLLTIYTLSYAGVTGKIMGKVLDDASGEGLFGSTIMIEGTSMGNKVGPDGSYYIVNVPSGTYTVVASIIGYTSMRVEKVAVTADQTTEINFRLKTQAVTLQKSTTVTAERPMIEKGVTANLRTITTEEVKYMPVKAVTDVLKTQVGFVVRNQELHVRGGRSGEVNYIVDGVETKSLMGGLGLVTGGMNISTEDIQEMDILKGGFEAEYGNIQSAAVNIITKEGSSKKTDVRIDFLTDDFGSKNLNKYSFNTDRLEFSIGGPEKLFSQHLLPSFLTKDLLPSLGIDLTGGKLTYRFSGSVYKSDTYMDINKSATPLTAKKFRVDDFLGFNLPERMSNFYTAQLKLSYKISPTKKLIFSYNGNWERYTLFFDPTSATRGDISVWQYRYTPSTLPQFESNTKTFSLVFTHSVSRSSFYELTLSKLSSDFLMAPGDPNKPGGRLDPGDFTFSDHWQFYTDRNHNGKWDPAEQFVDVNSNGKYDKGEPLQDTNGNGKWDSAEPFSDPDSLGYFDPSRTRMALVDEAEPYLDGDVLIGEPFKDVNNDGVYTEGIDIFNPLTDDLNPNGIYDGPTSDPCAGLQHCPTAVPYIDRNHNGQYDKSNGRWDPGESYTDMNGNGKYDGVDGFWDRGYERRTYYQHRTEDRLTLDFKFTSQVTKQHQIKTGFRVQSQKLTMEDVRYPYYAYNGIPDGGAWPDHGIFRDFYTRKPVLGAAFLSDNIEYGEMIAKLGARVDFYIQPNDVVYMAEVERAKLSTDLKQPIEIIRYRNKVSPRIGVSYPILEKAKVYFNYGHFYQLPELHYMYARPTQGSSGIQMYGNPNLDFTKSIAYEFGFQYAISENYKLDVSGFYKDYFGLINTQQYKRGPATWEFNANTDYGRSRGLEAEFEKRSGGYIGGRVNYQYAFAYGKSSNEISNYYARAQAGEIPIQEYPLDWDVRHQLTLNLDFRIPKNDHPKIFGLRVPDNWGVNVIWQYGSGFPFTPDVSYPGLISTLRRNENPLPNSKRMPANSSVDLRFNKDFDFWKFSYSFTIWVNNLLDRKNVYSVSGKTGRPDTDQNAYRDSLGDYVTLPGSDINKNPYNFGAPRNVRLGLTVNF from the coding sequence ATGAAACTCTTTAGTCAGCGTCAAGTTTTCTTCTTTATTTTCTCATTAGTCCTTCTCCTAACAATCTATACTCTATCTTATGCTGGTGTCACTGGCAAGATAATGGGTAAGGTGTTGGATGATGCAAGTGGCGAAGGGCTGTTTGGATCTACGATAATGATTGAAGGGACATCTATGGGGAACAAAGTTGGTCCGGATGGTTCTTATTATATTGTGAACGTCCCCTCAGGGACCTATACGGTGGTCGCTTCGATTATCGGGTATACCTCTATGAGGGTAGAAAAAGTTGCAGTCACAGCTGACCAGACCACCGAGATAAACTTCAGGTTGAAAACTCAGGCTGTTACCCTGCAGAAAAGCACTACTGTCACTGCAGAAAGGCCTATGATTGAAAAGGGGGTAACTGCCAATTTGAGAACCATAACCACTGAGGAAGTGAAGTATATGCCGGTTAAGGCAGTTACTGATGTTTTGAAGACCCAAGTGGGTTTTGTAGTCAGGAATCAGGAACTGCACGTCAGGGGAGGAAGGTCCGGAGAGGTCAACTACATAGTGGACGGAGTGGAGACTAAGAGTCTTATGGGCGGTCTTGGTCTGGTGACAGGAGGAATGAATATTTCAACTGAAGATATACAAGAGATGGACATTCTTAAAGGCGGGTTTGAAGCTGAATACGGCAACATCCAGTCTGCTGCAGTCAACATCATCACCAAAGAGGGCAGCAGTAAAAAAACCGATGTAAGAATAGATTTCCTCACAGACGATTTTGGCTCAAAAAATCTTAACAAGTATTCTTTTAACACCGATCGTCTGGAGTTTTCAATCGGTGGCCCAGAGAAGCTTTTCTCCCAACATCTTTTACCCTCTTTTCTTACCAAAGATCTTTTGCCGTCTCTGGGGATTGACCTTACGGGTGGTAAACTGACTTACCGGTTTAGCGGAAGCGTTTACAAAAGCGATACCTATATGGACATTAATAAATCTGCCACTCCTCTTACTGCCAAAAAATTCAGGGTGGATGATTTCTTAGGGTTCAATCTTCCGGAAAGGATGAGCAATTTCTATACAGCTCAGCTTAAACTCTCTTATAAGATCAGCCCCACAAAAAAGCTGATCTTCTCTTATAACGGAAACTGGGAGAGATACACGCTCTTCTTTGATCCTACTTCGGCTACGCGAGGCGATATTAGCGTCTGGCAGTATAGATATACCCCCTCTACCCTCCCACAATTTGAAAGCAATACCAAAACTTTCAGCCTCGTTTTCACCCACAGTGTAAGCCGGAGCTCCTTTTATGAATTGACCTTGAGCAAATTGAGTTCTGACTTTTTGATGGCGCCTGGGGACCCGAATAAACCAGGAGGTCGTTTGGACCCGGGCGACTTCACATTCTCAGACCACTGGCAGTTTTATACCGACCGTAATCACAATGGGAAATGGGACCCAGCAGAACAGTTTGTAGACGTGAATAGCAATGGAAAATATGATAAAGGAGAGCCTTTACAGGACACGAATGGAAACGGGAAATGGGATTCAGCCGAGCCCTTTTCAGATCCAGATAGCCTTGGATACTTTGACCCCTCCAGGACACGCATGGCTTTAGTAGATGAAGCTGAGCCTTATCTGGATGGGGATGTGCTCATTGGAGAACCCTTTAAAGATGTGAACAATGATGGTGTTTATACTGAGGGCATTGATATTTTTAATCCACTTACTGATGATTTAAACCCAAATGGAATTTATGACGGTCCAACTTCTGACCCCTGTGCTGGATTGCAGCATTGTCCAACTGCGGTGCCTTACATAGATCGCAATCACAATGGGCAGTATGATAAGTCTAATGGAAGATGGGATCCCGGGGAATCTTATACCGATATGAACGGGAACGGAAAATACGATGGAGTAGATGGGTTCTGGGACCGGGGTTATGAGAGAAGGACCTATTATCAACATAGAACTGAAGATCGTTTAACCCTGGATTTCAAATTCACCAGCCAGGTGACTAAACAGCATCAGATTAAGACCGGGTTTAGAGTTCAGAGCCAAAAACTGACTATGGAGGATGTGCGCTACCCTTATTACGCATACAATGGTATTCCAGACGGAGGTGCCTGGCCGGATCACGGTATTTTCAGAGATTTCTACACTCGGAAACCTGTATTAGGCGCAGCCTTTCTCTCGGATAACATAGAGTATGGAGAGATGATTGCCAAGTTAGGAGCCCGCGTGGATTTCTATATTCAGCCGAATGACGTAGTATATATGGCCGAAGTAGAGAGGGCGAAATTGAGCACAGATTTAAAACAACCTATCGAGATAATAAGGTATAGGAATAAAGTCTCTCCCCGAATCGGGGTTTCTTACCCCATACTGGAAAAAGCCAAGGTCTATTTTAATTACGGACATTTCTATCAATTGCCGGAATTGCACTATATGTATGCTCGTCCTACTCAGGGTTCTTCCGGTATCCAGATGTACGGAAACCCTAACCTGGATTTCACCAAGAGCATAGCCTATGAATTCGGCTTCCAGTATGCTATTTCCGAGAATTACAAACTGGATGTCTCTGGTTTTTATAAAGATTATTTCGGCTTAATTAATACCCAGCAGTACAAAAGAGGTCCAGCCACGTGGGAATTCAATGCTAATACCGACTATGGTAGAAGCCGTGGCTTGGAAGCTGAGTTCGAGAAGAGGTCTGGCGGTTACATTGGGGGAAGAGTTAATTATCAATATGCCTTTGCTTATGGAAAAAGCTCGAATGAAATATCGAACTATTATGCCCGGGCTCAAGCCGGAGAGATCCCGATTCAGGAATATCCATTAGACTGGGATGTCAGACACCAGCTGACCTTAAACCTGGATTTCAGGATTCCCAAGAACGACCATCCGAAAATCTTCGGGCTTAGAGTTCCGGACAACTGGGGAGTAAATGTCATCTGGCAGTACGGCAGCGGTTTTCCCTTTACCCCGGATGTATCCTATCCAGGTTTGATAAGCACCTTGCGCCGCAACGAAAACCCTCTTCCCAATTCGAAAAGGATGCCAGCTAACAGCTCAGTTGATTTAAGGTTCAATAAGGATTTCGATTTCTGGAAGTTCAGTTATTCCTTCACCATCTGGGTAAATAACTTGCTTGATAGAAAAAATGTCTATAGTGTTTCTGGAAAAACCGGCAGACCTGATACCGATCAAAATGCATATCGGGATTCCTTGGGTGATTATGTCACCTTACCTGGTTCAGATATTAATAAAAACCCTTACAACTTCGGTGCACCAAGGAATGTAAGATTAGGACTGACGGTTAATTTCTAA